CGCAGGATCAACGCGAAGCGAAGTCAGACGCCTCCCCGGCGGGACGTTGTCGCCATCATCCTGCGCAAATCCGCGAGCCTGCTTGCCGGTCCCCTCCCCTCGCCGGCCGAGCCGCCGCTCCTGATGACCGGTCGCGCCTCGCACACGCCGGCCCTGCTGGATGCGTCCGCAGCGCTCGCCATCACCTCGCCCCCCTTCCTCGACGTGGTCGACTATGCCGGCGACAACTGGCTGCGCTGCTGGTTCGCGGGCATCGATCCAAGGATGGTCGCCATCGACCACCACAGGACAGTGGCGGAGTGGACAGGCTTCGTGCGCGCGACCCTTGCCGAGCTTGCCCGCGTCGTGCGCCCCGGCGGACATGTTGCCTTTGAGGTCGGCGAGGTGCGCGGCGGCAAGGTACTGCTCGAACGGCATGTGGCCGAGGCGGCCGAAGGCCTGCCGCTCGACTTCATCGGCGTGATCGTCAACGACCAGGCCTTCACCAAGACGGCAAATTGCTGGGGCGTCGGCAACAACAGCCGCGGCACCAACACAAACCGCATCTGCCTGTTCCGCCGACGGTAGAACTTTGCGGCTTCATTACTGAGTCGATGCCTTGCCGGTCCGCGACATCTTGTCAATCAGCCAGCCTTCTGCCATAGCTTGTGATGTTCGGGCACTGACTGACCCGGAGACTGGATGAGTTTTGGACCACCTTTCCCCGACATCGTGACGATCCGACGCCGCGACCCTGTGCACACCGCGCAGACGCTTATGACCCACGGGAAAAGGAGATTCCCCATTGTCGCAGACCGGTACCGTTAAATTCTTCAACGCAACCAAGGGCTTCGGCTTCATCACGCCGGATGGCGGCGCGAAGGACGTCTTCGTCCACATCTCGGCCATCGAGAAGTCGGGCATGCGCACGCTCGTTGACGGACAGAAGGTTTCCTTCGACGTCGAGCCGGACCGCATGGGCAAGGGCCCGAAGGCAGTCAACCTCCGTCCGGCCTGATCCGCTTCCGTCGGATCGATTTCGGGACACGATGGCGCGGCGCTTCAGGCGCCGCGCTTTTTTTCCGGGTCTTAACCGACGCCACTCGTCGGGCTTTGCTGACGATTGCTTTCATGCGATGTTTTTCCACTTCGGCACGGGCCCGAAGGCTGGAGGAACAAGACATGCGTTTCCTGAAGATCGCCGCTGCACTCGCATTGTCGATAGC
The Mesorhizobium australicum genome window above contains:
- a CDS encoding cold-shock protein is translated as MSQTGTVKFFNATKGFGFITPDGGAKDVFVHISAIEKSGMRTLVDGQKVSFDVEPDRMGKGPKAVNLRPA